One window of the Streptomyces sp. NBC_00259 genome contains the following:
- a CDS encoding ABC transporter ATP-binding protein: protein MELDGVEKVFDVRRRTGRLRREKTQVRAVDGISFRVPRGEVVGYIGPNGAGKSTTIKMLTGILTPSGGRLRVAGIDPSRERTRLARRIGVVFGQRTTLWWDLPLIDSYRLVHRMYRIPDARYRENLERCVELLDLGELLNVPVRQLSLGQRMRGDIAAALLHDPEVLYLDEPTIGLDVVSKAKVREFLKDLNAERATTVLLTTHDLTDIEQLCRRVMVIDHGRLVYDGTLAGLHEVGASERTLVVDLERRLPPIEVAGARPVRVEGPRQWLAFPASASAAPIVAAIAAEYPLVDLSVREPDIEAVIAKMYAERSAAL from the coding sequence ATCGAACTGGACGGCGTCGAGAAGGTCTTCGACGTACGCCGCAGAACCGGACGACTGCGCCGGGAGAAGACACAGGTACGGGCCGTGGACGGCATCAGCTTCCGGGTGCCGCGCGGCGAGGTCGTCGGCTACATCGGCCCCAACGGCGCCGGCAAGTCCACCACCATCAAGATGCTGACGGGCATCCTGACCCCCAGCGGCGGGCGGCTGCGCGTCGCCGGCATCGACCCGTCACGCGAACGGACCCGGCTGGCCCGGCGCATCGGCGTGGTCTTCGGACAGCGCACGACCCTGTGGTGGGACCTGCCGCTGATCGACTCGTACCGGCTGGTCCACCGCATGTACCGGATCCCGGACGCGCGCTACCGGGAGAACCTGGAGCGGTGCGTGGAACTGCTGGACCTTGGCGAACTCCTCAACGTGCCCGTACGGCAGCTCTCCCTCGGACAGCGCATGCGCGGCGACATCGCGGCGGCACTGCTGCACGATCCCGAGGTGCTCTACCTCGACGAGCCGACGATCGGGCTCGACGTCGTCTCCAAGGCGAAGGTCCGCGAGTTCCTGAAGGACCTGAACGCCGAACGGGCGACGACCGTGCTCCTGACCACGCACGACCTGACCGACATCGAGCAACTGTGCAGGCGGGTCATGGTCATCGACCACGGACGGCTGGTGTACGACGGAACCCTGGCCGGACTGCACGAGGTCGGCGCGAGCGAACGGACCCTCGTGGTCGACCTGGAGCGCCGGCTTCCGCCGATCGAGGTGGCGGGGGCCCGGCCGGTACGGGTCGAAGGCCCGCGACAGTGGCTGGCGTTCCCGGCCTCCGCGTCGGCGGCGCCGATCGTGGCGGCGATCGCGGCGGAGTATCCACTGGTGGACCTGTCGGTGCGGGAACCCGACATCGAGGCGGTGATCGCGAAGATGTACGCGGAGCGATCGGCGGCGCTCTGA
- a CDS encoding DUF1707 SHOCT-like domain-containing protein, whose amino-acid sequence MTSDLPDMRASDAEREQIAERLRDAVAEGRLGMDEFEERLDAAYKARTHGELVPLVRDLPAPGGSTTAALAATPAAAEGAVDYSRRVGQPATSKGAFAFWGGFGRKGTWTVARNFTAVALQAGGEIDLREANFEDRDIVIRCITIMGGIQVTVPPDIQVDVRGFGFMGGFGEAGSPTAATGIAPGAPRVTITGFALMGGVGVERKLRRADKQRLKEARRRERLEKREGGETRGELD is encoded by the coding sequence ATGACGAGCGATCTTCCGGACATGCGGGCCTCCGACGCCGAGCGGGAGCAGATCGCCGAGCGGCTGCGGGACGCCGTGGCAGAGGGCCGCCTCGGCATGGACGAGTTCGAGGAACGGCTCGACGCCGCGTACAAGGCCCGTACGCACGGAGAGCTCGTACCCCTCGTACGGGACCTCCCGGCACCGGGAGGCAGCACGACAGCGGCGCTCGCCGCCACGCCCGCCGCCGCCGAGGGCGCGGTCGACTACTCACGACGGGTGGGCCAACCGGCCACGTCCAAAGGCGCGTTCGCGTTCTGGGGCGGATTCGGCCGCAAGGGCACCTGGACCGTCGCCCGCAACTTCACCGCCGTCGCCCTTCAGGCGGGCGGGGAGATCGATCTGCGCGAGGCGAACTTCGAGGACCGCGACATCGTGATCCGCTGCATCACGATCATGGGCGGCATCCAGGTCACCGTCCCACCGGACATCCAGGTCGACGTCAGGGGCTTCGGTTTCATGGGCGGCTTCGGCGAAGCGGGCTCCCCCACGGCCGCGACCGGCATCGCACCGGGCGCCCCCCGCGTGACGATCACCGGCTTCGCCCTGATGGGCGGCGTCGGCGTCGAACGCAAACTCCGCCGGGCCGACAAGCAGCGCCTGAAGGAGGCGCGCCGCCGCGAACGCCTGGAGAAGCGCGAGGGCGGCGAGACGCGCGGCGAACTGGACTGA